In Streptomyces sp. NBC_01717, one DNA window encodes the following:
- a CDS encoding MarR family winged helix-turn-helix transcriptional regulator, giving the protein MTGTPRERKESLDVIQRELTAFARRARAAAARLHPELPLVSYTLLAHIDDQHGCRATDLAAHYMLDKSTVSRQISALEKLGLVERHPDPADHRIQVLHPTEAGTRALASTQATRHAAFQERLAEWTADDLTRFAEYLLRYNSSGGTTAQDAPQQP; this is encoded by the coding sequence GTGACAGGCACCCCCCGGGAACGCAAAGAGTCACTGGATGTCATTCAGCGAGAACTGACCGCGTTCGCACGCAGGGCGCGCGCTGCCGCAGCCCGTCTCCATCCCGAGCTGCCCCTGGTCTCGTACACGCTGCTGGCACACATCGACGACCAGCACGGCTGCCGCGCAACAGACCTGGCGGCGCACTACATGCTGGACAAGTCGACGGTCAGCCGACAGATCAGCGCCCTGGAGAAGCTCGGCCTGGTCGAGCGCCACCCGGACCCCGCGGACCATCGCATCCAGGTGCTGCATCCCACCGAGGCCGGAACCCGGGCCCTCGCCTCGACGCAGGCCACCCGCCACGCAGCCTTTCAGGAGCGCCTAGCGGAGTGGACGGCGGACGATCTGACCCGGTTCGCGGAGTATCTGCTGCGCTACAACTCGTCGGGCGGGACGACCGCCCAGGACGCACCCCAGCAGCCGTAG
- the paaB gene encoding 1,2-phenylacetyl-CoA epoxidase subunit PaaB — protein sequence MSSSTDWPLWEVFVRSRRGLSHTHAGSLHAPDAEMALRNARDLYTRRSEGVSIWVVPSTEITASSPDEKDSFFEPAGDKPYRHPTFYEIPEGVKHL from the coding sequence ATGAGCAGCTCGACGGACTGGCCGCTGTGGGAGGTGTTCGTGCGGTCGCGGCGCGGCCTCTCCCACACCCATGCGGGCAGCCTGCACGCGCCGGACGCCGAGATGGCTCTGCGCAACGCCCGCGATCTGTACACGCGCCGTTCCGAGGGCGTCTCCATCTGGGTGGTGCCGTCCACGGAGATCACGGCCTCCTCGCCGGACGAGAAGGACTCGTTCTTCGAACCGGCCGGTGACAAGCCCTACCGGCACCCGACGTTCTACGAGATCCCGGAAGGGGTGAAGCACCTGTGA
- a CDS encoding 2Fe-2S iron-sulfur cluster-binding protein, which yields MFHPLRVRAIERLTDDSVAVTFTVPTELRETFRHEPGQHLNVRYTVDGEEIRRSYSICAPATEAPADPALRVGIRLVDGGAFSTYALKELAVGDQVDAMPPMGRFVLTPRAGHYAAIVGGSGITPVLSIASTLLAREPAARFCLIRSDRTAASTMFLDEVADLKDRYPDRFQLVTVLSREEQQAGLPSGRLDRERLTGLLPALLSVGEVDGWYLCGPFGLVLAAEGALHGLGVDRTRIHQEIFHVDDGPATTTRTRVEAPAHSRLTARLDGRSGSWPVRDGESLLETVLRSRADAPYACKGGVCGTCRAFLVSGEVRMDRNFALEPEETGAGYVLACQSHPVTPEVELDFDR from the coding sequence ATGTTCCATCCGCTCCGGGTCCGCGCGATCGAGCGGCTGACCGACGACTCGGTGGCCGTCACCTTCACGGTGCCGACCGAGTTGCGCGAGACCTTCCGCCACGAGCCCGGCCAGCATCTCAACGTGCGTTACACGGTCGACGGCGAGGAGATCCGGCGTTCGTACTCGATCTGCGCCCCGGCCACCGAGGCGCCGGCCGATCCGGCTCTGCGGGTGGGCATCCGGCTGGTCGACGGCGGTGCGTTCTCCACATACGCCCTCAAGGAGCTCGCCGTCGGCGACCAGGTCGATGCGATGCCTCCGATGGGACGCTTCGTGCTCACGCCGCGCGCCGGGCATTACGCGGCGATCGTCGGCGGCAGCGGCATCACCCCCGTGCTGTCGATCGCGTCGACACTGCTGGCGAGGGAGCCCGCGGCCCGGTTCTGTCTGATCCGGAGCGACCGGACCGCGGCCTCGACGATGTTCCTGGACGAGGTCGCCGACCTCAAGGACCGCTACCCGGACCGGTTCCAGCTGGTGACAGTGCTCTCCCGCGAGGAGCAGCAGGCCGGTCTGCCGTCCGGCCGGCTCGACCGGGAGCGACTGACCGGGCTGCTTCCCGCGCTGCTCTCGGTGGGAGAGGTGGACGGCTGGTACCTGTGCGGGCCGTTCGGTCTGGTCCTGGCGGCGGAAGGCGCACTGCACGGCCTCGGCGTCGACCGGACCCGTATCCACCAGGAGATCTTCCACGTCGACGACGGGCCGGCCACGACCACCCGCACCCGCGTCGAGGCGCCCGCGCACAGCAGACTGACCGCGCGGCTGGACGGCCGCTCAGGCAGCTGGCCGGTCCGGGACGGCGAATCACTGCTGGAGACGGTGTTGCGCAGCCGTGCCGACGCGCCGTACGCCTGCAAGGGCGGGGTGTGCGGGACGTGCAGAGCCTTCCTGGTCTCCGGCGAGGTCCGGATGGACCGCAACTTCGCGCTGGAACCGGAAGAGACGGGGGCTGGTTATGTGCTGGCCTGCCAGTCGCATCCGGTCACACCGGAGGTGGAGCTCGACTTCGACCGCTGA
- a CDS encoding winged helix-turn-helix transcriptional regulator, which yields MAEHSEQACRRVDVGITRVFELFGKRWTGPIVSVLMQHPVHFADLRRAIPGISERMLSDRLSELGAAGLVVREVDEGPPLRVSYRLTQAGAAMEPALKELALWSKTYLADDGGC from the coding sequence ATGGCGGAGCACAGCGAACAGGCGTGTCGGCGGGTCGACGTGGGCATCACGCGCGTTTTCGAGCTGTTCGGGAAGCGCTGGACAGGCCCGATCGTCTCCGTACTCATGCAGCATCCGGTGCACTTCGCCGATCTGCGGCGGGCGATTCCGGGCATCAGCGAGCGCATGCTCTCGGACCGGCTGTCCGAGCTCGGTGCTGCCGGGCTGGTGGTCCGCGAGGTCGACGAGGGGCCACCGCTGCGGGTCTCTTACCGCCTGACGCAGGCGGGCGCCGCGATGGAGCCCGCGCTCAAGGAGCTGGCGCTCTGGTCGAAGACGTACCTCGCGGACGACGGCGGCTGCTAG
- a CDS encoding DUF2252 domain-containing protein — protein MDQFEATVPVQRAVTDGPRIPVVPGFARRAAVAEQSVPQSPRASGKALRDRAPRASHDSLVLPAGRPDAVQAVEESNRGRVPGLASIRVGRMAATPFAFLRGSAGLMAHDLMGTPVTGVGAQLCGDAHAANFGLYGDARGSLVIDLNDFDETVFGPWEWDLKRLATSLVLAGREAGADEDTCRQGAYDTVGAYRRTMRLLARLPALDAWNAIADEELVSHTDARDLLGTLERVSQKARNNTSARFAAKSTEESEDGGRRFVDAPPVLRRVPDAEAAAVAAGLGDYVSTISEDRVPLLARYAIHDVAFRVVGTGSVGTRSYVVLLLDHRGEPLVLQVKEARPSALAPYLPAVGFDVPEVAHEGRRVVLGQKRMQVVSDILLGWATVDGRQFQVRQFRNRKGSVDPVALTADQVDDYGRMTGALLARAHAHSADPRLIAGYCGKNDELDEAMADFAVTYADRTEADHAELVRAVGSGRIAAELGV, from the coding sequence ATGGATCAGTTCGAGGCGACGGTGCCGGTACAGCGGGCCGTGACGGATGGTCCGCGCATTCCGGTCGTGCCCGGGTTCGCACGGCGCGCGGCCGTGGCGGAGCAGAGTGTGCCGCAGTCGCCCCGAGCGTCGGGCAAGGCGTTGCGTGACCGGGCGCCCAGGGCCTCGCACGACTCCCTTGTCCTTCCGGCCGGCCGGCCGGACGCGGTGCAGGCGGTCGAGGAGTCGAACCGGGGCCGCGTTCCCGGCCTCGCGTCGATCCGGGTGGGGCGGATGGCTGCCACGCCGTTCGCGTTCCTGCGGGGCTCGGCCGGGCTGATGGCCCACGACCTGATGGGCACACCCGTGACGGGGGTGGGCGCTCAGCTCTGCGGCGATGCGCATGCGGCCAACTTCGGGCTGTACGGCGATGCTCGGGGCAGCCTGGTCATCGATCTGAACGACTTCGACGAGACCGTGTTCGGCCCGTGGGAGTGGGACCTGAAGCGGCTCGCCACGTCGCTGGTGCTCGCGGGGCGCGAGGCCGGGGCGGACGAGGACACCTGCCGCCAGGGTGCGTACGACACAGTGGGCGCGTACCGGCGGACGATGCGGCTGCTGGCCAGACTGCCCGCTCTCGATGCCTGGAATGCCATCGCCGATGAGGAGCTCGTCTCGCACACGGATGCGCGGGATCTGCTCGGCACACTGGAACGGGTCTCGCAGAAAGCCCGTAACAACACCAGCGCCCGCTTCGCAGCAAAGTCCACGGAGGAGTCCGAGGACGGCGGACGCCGCTTCGTCGACGCACCGCCGGTGCTGCGACGGGTGCCGGATGCGGAGGCCGCCGCGGTGGCGGCGGGGCTCGGCGACTATGTGAGCACGATCTCGGAGGACCGGGTGCCGCTCCTCGCCCGGTACGCGATCCACGATGTGGCGTTCCGGGTGGTCGGCACGGGGAGCGTCGGCACCCGGTCGTACGTCGTGCTGCTGCTCGACCACCGGGGCGAGCCGCTGGTGCTGCAGGTGAAGGAGGCGCGGCCGTCCGCGCTGGCGCCGTATCTGCCGGCCGTCGGGTTCGACGTGCCGGAGGTGGCGCACGAGGGACGTCGGGTGGTCCTCGGGCAGAAGCGGATGCAGGTCGTCAGCGACATTCTGCTGGGGTGGGCGACCGTGGACGGTCGGCAGTTCCAGGTGCGGCAGTTCCGGAACCGCAAGGGCAGTGTGGACCCGGTGGCCCTGACGGCCGACCAGGTCGACGACTACGGGCGGATGACGGGTGCGCTGCTGGCGCGGGCCCATGCACACAGCGCCGACCCGCGGCTGATCGCGGGGTACTGCGGGAAGAACGACGAGCTGGACGAGGCGATGGCGGACTTCGCGGTGACGTACGCGGACCGTACGGAAGCGGACCATGCGGAGTTGGTGCGGGCCGTCGGTTCGGGGCGAATAGCGGCCGAGCTCGGGGTATGA
- the paaC gene encoding 1,2-phenylacetyl-CoA epoxidase subunit PaaC, which yields MTAALALGDDALVLAHRLGEWAGHAPVLEEDVALANIALDLLGQARVLLSLAGDEDELAFLREERAFRNVQLVEQPNGDFAHTIARQLYFSVYQRGLYEQLAAGEGEFAGLAAKAVKEVAYHQDHAEHWTLRLGDGTAESHQRMQHGVDALWRFTGELFQPVEGVEIDWQSLQNSWLATVTGVLEQATLTVPAGPQSGAWTAGAGRQGIHTEPFGRMLAEMQHLHRSHPGASW from the coding sequence GTGACCGCGGCCCTCGCCCTCGGCGACGACGCGCTGGTGCTGGCGCACCGGCTGGGGGAGTGGGCGGGCCATGCGCCCGTCCTGGAGGAGGATGTGGCCCTCGCCAACATCGCCCTCGATCTGTTGGGGCAGGCCCGGGTGCTGCTCTCGCTCGCCGGGGACGAGGACGAGCTGGCGTTTCTGCGCGAGGAGCGGGCGTTCCGCAACGTCCAGCTGGTCGAGCAGCCCAACGGCGACTTCGCCCACACCATCGCCCGTCAGCTCTACTTCTCCGTCTATCAGCGGGGGCTGTACGAGCAGTTGGCAGCCGGGGAGGGAGAGTTCGCCGGGCTGGCGGCGAAGGCCGTCAAGGAGGTCGCCTACCACCAGGACCACGCCGAGCACTGGACGCTCCGGCTCGGCGACGGGACGGCGGAGAGCCACCAGCGGATGCAGCACGGGGTGGACGCCCTGTGGCGGTTCACCGGTGAGCTGTTCCAGCCGGTCGAGGGCGTGGAGATCGACTGGCAGTCGCTGCAGAACAGCTGGCTGGCGACCGTCACCGGCGTGCTGGAGCAGGCAACGCTGACCGTACCGGCCGGCCCGCAGTCCGGGGCCTGGACGGCCGGGGCGGGACGGCAGGGCATCCACACGGAACCCTTCGGCCGGATGCTCGCCGAGATGCAGCACCTGCACCGCAGCCACCCGGGAGCGTCATGGTGA
- the paaA gene encoding 1,2-phenylacetyl-CoA epoxidase subunit PaaA, giving the protein MAAVTADQTTQAKAQGTVQAAAGGPDGADGAQLAAFDAAVAADERIEPRDWMPDAYRASLVRQMAQHAHSEIIGMQPEANWISRAPSLRRKAILMAKVQDEAGHGLYLYSAAETLGTSREELLDKLHAGRQRYSSIFNYPTLTWADVGAIGWLVDGAAITNQVPLCRCSYGPYARAMVRICKEESFHQRQGYELLLTLGRGTPAQREMAQDAVNRWWWPSLMMFGPPDDASAHSEQSMTWKIKRHSNDELRQRFVDICVPQAEALGLTLPDPDLRWNEERGHHDFGPIDWTEFQEVLKGNGPCNEQRLTQRRRAHEEGAWVRDAAAAYAVKHHAEKHTTPTPTAEATA; this is encoded by the coding sequence ATGGCGGCAGTGACTGCGGACCAGACAACGCAGGCGAAGGCGCAAGGGACGGTGCAGGCGGCAGCAGGCGGCCCCGACGGGGCCGACGGTGCCCAGCTGGCCGCGTTCGACGCCGCGGTGGCAGCCGACGAGCGCATCGAGCCGCGCGACTGGATGCCGGACGCCTACCGGGCCTCGCTGGTCAGGCAAATGGCCCAGCATGCCCACTCCGAAATCATCGGCATGCAGCCCGAGGCCAACTGGATCAGCCGCGCCCCCTCGCTGCGCCGCAAGGCGATCCTGATGGCCAAGGTGCAGGACGAGGCAGGACACGGGCTGTATCTCTACAGCGCGGCGGAGACCCTCGGGACGAGCCGCGAAGAGCTGCTCGACAAACTCCACGCGGGCCGCCAGAGGTATTCGTCGATCTTCAATTACCCCACGCTGACCTGGGCGGATGTCGGCGCGATCGGCTGGCTGGTGGACGGCGCCGCAATCACCAACCAGGTGCCGCTGTGCCGCTGCTCGTACGGTCCGTACGCCCGGGCCATGGTCCGCATCTGCAAGGAGGAGTCCTTCCACCAGCGCCAGGGGTACGAGCTGCTGCTCACCCTCGGCCGCGGCACCCCGGCGCAGCGCGAGATGGCCCAGGACGCGGTGAACCGCTGGTGGTGGCCGTCCCTGATGATGTTCGGCCCGCCGGACGACGCGTCGGCGCACTCGGAGCAGTCGATGACCTGGAAGATCAAGCGGCACTCGAACGACGAGCTGCGGCAGCGGTTCGTCGACATCTGTGTCCCGCAGGCCGAGGCGCTGGGGCTCACCCTCCCGGACCCGGACCTCCGGTGGAACGAGGAGCGTGGACACCACGACTTCGGGCCGATCGACTGGACAGAGTTCCAGGAGGTTCTGAAGGGCAACGGCCCGTGCAACGAACAGCGCCTCACCCAGCGGCGCCGGGCACACGAAGAGGGCGCCTGGGTACGGGACGCGGCGGCTGCGTACGCCGTGAAGCACCACGCAGAAAAGCACACCACACCGACACCGACCGCGGAGGCGACGGCATGA
- the paaD gene encoding 1,2-phenylacetyl-CoA epoxidase subunit PaaD yields the protein MVTGTLLEEEVRMLAGSVPDPELPVLTLEELGVLRGVDVLGPGKVTVRLTPTYTGCPAIEAMSADIEQVLHDHGIPEVSVVTVLAPAWSTDDISAEGRRKLAEFGIAPPRPHDAAGPSGGPVPLALSVRCPHCGSTDTELLSRFSSTACKALRRCVSCREPFDHFKEL from the coding sequence ATGGTGACCGGGACGCTGCTGGAGGAGGAGGTGCGCATGCTCGCCGGGTCCGTGCCCGACCCCGAGCTGCCCGTCCTGACCCTGGAGGAGCTGGGAGTGCTCCGCGGGGTGGACGTGCTCGGCCCCGGCAAGGTCACGGTCCGCCTCACCCCGACGTACACCGGCTGCCCGGCGATCGAGGCCATGTCCGCCGATATCGAGCAGGTGCTGCACGACCACGGGATACCGGAGGTCTCCGTGGTCACCGTCCTCGCACCGGCCTGGTCGACGGACGACATCAGCGCGGAAGGACGGCGCAAGCTCGCCGAGTTCGGTATAGCGCCGCCGCGCCCGCACGACGCCGCCGGCCCGTCCGGCGGTCCGGTGCCGCTCGCCCTGTCCGTGCGCTGCCCGCACTGCGGCTCCACGGACACGGAGCTGCTGAGCCGGTTCTCCTCCACAGCCTGCAAGGCGCTGCGCCGCTGCGTGAGCTGCCGCGAACCGTTCGACCACTTCAAGGAGTTGTAG
- a CDS encoding acyl-CoA dehydrogenase family protein, with product MDFTFTEEQQAAVEAARAVFSGVEPDGVPSPALTPGAVAEDVDRPLWAQLAAGDLLGLTLAPEHGGAGLDPVALCLVLRESAKVLARVPLLETCAVAMSLQRDGDPGLAAELLPRVGRGELVLTVGANGRTGHDPAELAVTALRDSNGKNDRSSSNDSSDAGHGSDSSAWVLDGVQSGVPWAHSADWIAVPAHTADGHTVLALVCRTAEGVTLVEQVSTSGELLAEVRLDGVRIEDRALIGTPGAWEWLRALLITGTCALALGLGETVLSMTSEYTGKREQFGVPIATFQSVAVQAADRYIDLRAMEVTLWQAAWRISTGTAGALPVAGDIAVAKIWASDGVRRIVQTAQHLHGGFGADTDYPLHRFHAWAKQIELSLGPAAAHEEALGDLLAAHPLG from the coding sequence GTGGACTTCACCTTCACCGAGGAGCAGCAGGCAGCCGTCGAGGCAGCGAGGGCGGTCTTCTCGGGCGTCGAGCCCGACGGCGTGCCCAGCCCCGCTCTCACCCCGGGAGCGGTGGCCGAGGACGTCGACCGCCCCCTCTGGGCCCAGCTGGCCGCGGGTGACCTGCTGGGCCTGACGCTGGCGCCGGAGCACGGCGGGGCCGGGCTCGATCCGGTCGCGCTCTGCCTGGTCCTGCGGGAGTCGGCCAAGGTGCTCGCCCGAGTACCGCTGCTGGAGACCTGCGCGGTCGCGATGTCCCTCCAACGCGACGGTGATCCCGGTCTGGCCGCCGAACTGCTGCCCCGCGTCGGCCGGGGCGAGCTGGTCCTCACCGTCGGGGCCAACGGCCGCACCGGCCACGACCCGGCCGAACTCGCCGTCACCGCCCTCCGGGACAGCAACGGGAAGAACGACCGGTCCAGCAGTAACGACAGCAGCGACGCCGGCCACGGCAGCGACAGTTCGGCCTGGGTACTCGACGGGGTGCAGTCAGGCGTGCCGTGGGCCCACTCCGCGGACTGGATCGCCGTGCCCGCCCACACAGCCGACGGCCACACCGTACTTGCCCTGGTATGCCGCACCGCCGAAGGCGTCACACTGGTCGAACAGGTCTCCACCAGCGGCGAGTTGCTCGCCGAGGTACGGCTCGACGGGGTACGGATCGAGGACCGCGCACTGATCGGCACCCCGGGAGCCTGGGAGTGGCTACGCGCCCTGCTCATCACCGGAACCTGCGCCCTCGCACTGGGACTTGGCGAGACAGTGCTGTCCATGACGAGCGAATACACGGGAAAACGCGAGCAGTTCGGAGTCCCCATCGCGACGTTCCAGTCCGTCGCTGTCCAGGCGGCCGACCGGTACATCGATCTGCGGGCCATGGAAGTCACACTCTGGCAGGCGGCCTGGCGGATCTCCACGGGTACAGCCGGCGCGCTGCCCGTCGCGGGTGATATCGCCGTGGCGAAGATCTGGGCCTCGGACGGCGTCCGCCGGATCGTGCAGACGGCACAGCATCTGCATGGCGGCTTCGGTGCGGACACCGACTACCCGCTGCACCGCTTCCACGCCTGGGCAAAGCAGATCGAGCTCTCGCTCGGCCCGGCGGCGGCGCATGAGGAAGCACTGGGCGACCTGCTGGCCGCTCATCCCCTCGGCTGA
- a CDS encoding J domain-containing protein, which yields MTHEAAGVPTTRNDDDRQDNDRQHEQHEQPGRRADEGAGAGADTDADAGSAADGARPEARLAKAVRVAEQALIEFEIAVETFRVEVENFSRLHHQKLGPMYARLDELDAQIAEARAARTGDPEDLRKAQEARALVMPMPGVEELFHDWIDSDGLSPEASAMLTEQPVRPPKRVRPTEEARKLYRELARKAHPDLAQDETERARRDEFITRVNAAYGRGDEVLLKELAQEWAAGPATQRAELSESEELYARLDWLTQRKELLTVLAQELEESAIGAMLRMAPDDPDRLLDEIAEQLLGEVSQREAELAGLVQ from the coding sequence GTGACCCACGAAGCCGCCGGGGTGCCGACCACCCGGAACGACGATGACCGGCAGGACAACGACCGGCAGCACGAGCAGCACGAGCAGCCTGGCCGCAGGGCCGACGAGGGTGCGGGCGCCGGCGCGGATACCGATGCGGATGCCGGCAGTGCTGCTGATGGGGCGCGCCCCGAGGCGCGGCTGGCGAAGGCTGTGCGGGTGGCGGAGCAGGCGCTGATCGAGTTCGAGATCGCCGTGGAGACCTTCCGGGTCGAGGTCGAGAACTTCTCCCGGCTGCACCACCAGAAGCTCGGCCCGATGTACGCCCGCCTCGACGAGCTCGATGCGCAGATCGCGGAGGCCCGGGCCGCCAGGACCGGTGACCCGGAGGACCTGCGCAAGGCGCAGGAGGCGCGGGCGCTCGTGATGCCGATGCCGGGTGTCGAGGAGCTCTTCCACGACTGGATCGACTCCGACGGGTTGTCCCCCGAGGCGTCGGCCATGCTGACCGAGCAGCCGGTCCGGCCGCCCAAGCGGGTTCGGCCGACCGAGGAGGCGCGCAAGCTCTATCGCGAGCTGGCACGCAAGGCCCACCCGGATCTGGCCCAGGACGAGACGGAGCGGGCGCGCCGGGACGAGTTCATCACGCGCGTCAATGCCGCTTACGGGCGCGGGGACGAAGTGCTGCTGAAGGAGCTGGCGCAGGAGTGGGCTGCCGGACCGGCCACGCAGCGGGCGGAGCTCAGCGAGAGTGAGGAGCTCTACGCCCGGCTGGACTGGCTGACCCAGCGCAAGGAGCTGCTGACGGTCCTTGCGCAGGAGCTGGAGGAGAGCGCGATCGGGGCCATGCTCCGGATGGCGCCCGACGACCCCGACCGGCTGCTCGACGAGATCGCCGAGCAGCTGCTGGGCGAGGTCTCGCAGCGCGAGGCGGAGCTTGCGGGGCTGGTGCAGTAG
- a CDS encoding rhodanese-like domain-containing protein yields the protein MNFAPLPSVDVAAVPSDGLVLDVRENDEWAAGHVEGALHIPMSDFVGRFGELTEAAEDGRRVHVMCRVGGRSAQVTQYLVQQGIDAVNIDGGMLAWDGAGRPMVTDNGTPAFVL from the coding sequence ATGAATTTCGCTCCGCTGCCCTCGGTGGATGTCGCGGCGGTGCCGTCGGACGGTCTGGTGCTGGACGTCCGGGAGAACGACGAATGGGCCGCCGGGCATGTCGAAGGTGCCCTGCACATTCCGATGAGTGACTTCGTCGGACGCTTCGGTGAGCTGACCGAAGCCGCCGAGGACGGTCGGCGCGTGCATGTGATGTGCCGGGTGGGTGGCCGGTCCGCCCAGGTCACCCAATACCTGGTGCAGCAGGGCATCGACGCCGTGAACATCGACGGCGGAATGCTCGCCTGGGACGGTGCCGGACGTCCGATGGTCACCGACAACGGCACCCCGGCCTTCGTTCTCTGA